In Anomaloglossus baeobatrachus isolate aAnoBae1 chromosome 2, aAnoBae1.hap1, whole genome shotgun sequence, the DNA window TagagtatacaattacataaattaaattttgtgggtgtaatgtggaaGAGTTCATGGGGTAGTAATACTTGTTCAATGCACTGTGTGTTTATATTATTCCACCCACAAACTGGTGTCTGGTAACGTAATTCAGGGCTCTACAGAACATATAAACAACTGAACTGCTACCTCAGTGGACCATGTCATGTCAGTGATGTCTGTGATGCTGTTTCTTGTGGGTGACATGATATTGTTGCGTCACATGACCAATGCAGCACATTGGCTGCAGGCTTTGCCATTTTGCAGCTTAAATATTCCCAATTGGTACTTTTTACGGCCTGCTTTCAGAAACTGCTTTGTTGCCACTCTTCGAGAAAGGTCAGATTTGTAGAGCATATAATTAATAGTTATCCTGTGGACAGAATCTCCCACCTGACTGTAGAtcctgtgggagggggggggggaggtgtaggACACATGATATTGCTGCAGCACAGAATATTTAGGAGCTGCTGTTGATCAGCATCAATTGAGTCTCATGTCATTTGTTGGGAACATAAGTGTCGACATCGCTGGAAGAGTAAAACTGTGGGAAGTGAGtacatttgtttttattttctgtaggacctTGCCATGATTAAGCAAGGGCTGACTAGTAGTAGACAACACTTAATTAAGGCAGTGAGAGTTAGAGGTATattggcgccatctttgtgcttttACATAGGACTATGGAATGAAAAATGGCAGAAAACACCGAACAATGGGAATTACAGTAATTCGATCTATAATGCAGTCATACAGGATAAGGTGACCTATTCATGATAACTGCTTCACTACTAAAAATGGAGAGAAATAAATCACATCAATTACCATTACTTACAAAAGTTAGTGTCATACCCATAACCACAGGGATGAAAATAAAATTTAACGTGGTAACTTGAAGAAGGCAACAGTCCTGATCAGGGTTAAAATGGACTTCTTTGTACTCGATGGGGGGCTGTAGTCCATTAGAACAAGGATTCTTCTGCTTTAGGAGCTAAATAAGACATAATAAATGTAATATAGTATTATACACAAGCACCAAGTAACAAAGAGGGATGTAAAAGGACAAAAACATCCATAATAACTGCGGTACAATTGCAGAGTTGGGttatttataaaaaagaaaaaaaaaagtctgcattTCCCTATTGTTTTTGTCTTTGTTCAGggggggtgaaaaaaaaaaaaaattattgtcaATGTGATTCTTTAGGTCGGAATGATTACAGCATTACCTAAATTATAATTAGGTTCAATACTTCGTTTACGATGTGTGTGTGAAATATATTTGGATAGGTCGATCTTTTACCCTCTTTTCTATTTTGGGGAAAAAGGAGGGAATGTGATGTTCTACCAAAATGATGGTCATGGTGACTTACCAACAACAACTTCAGAGGACACCTCTGATCGCAGATAGTAAAGGATGGGCTTACCGGCTTTTTTAATTTGAAGTTAAATTCCCACAATGGCTCCGCTCGGCCTCCGGGCTCCACTTTTCTACACCAGAAAAGTAAACACTATAAACCAAACAAATGCATTAGGCAAAACAGAGAAATCTACAGGCTACAAATATGTGAGAAGTAGACATAGAAATGGTGGAGGTTACACCCCAGAATCATTCACAGCTTCTCTCCATTACCATCGCCCCTCCGTGAGTCAAGTACTCAACTTACTTTGGAATTTAGCAAAGTGTTAGGCGTGGATTCGGGTAATGGAGGGTTTTTAGCCACTCTGGAACAAAACGGCTCGTACATGTGAAACAAGGAACGGATAACGCACGCACGCAGAGAGCGCAGTCTGTACATCCACTCAGGCAACAAACGATCAGGAAGGTAGGCGCTCGCCTGGTAATTTCTGCAGAAGAAGTAACCAAGTATCATCACTTCAGAAATAGACTTTATAAATAGTAGATGAAAAAGAAGTTTCAGGCATAGCAGGTGATGGCACATTCCTAGAACATGGCGCTAGTAGATGATCAGTACAGTGGCAGGCAATGTACACAGAATGGGCCCATGTGAATCTTAATATTCATGTGTACCCATTCTTTTCTTGGTCCCACTGCATGAAAACTAAGTGTTTGCCCTAAACGCAAAACCATATGTAGATGAGGTAATAATTTGTTGATCAGTAGGGATCCGACAGAACCCAAAAACTGGGCTGTGAAATGCATTGTCAGTCCCCCAGCAATCAAAGTGCATAGGTGACAATTTTCAATGCTGAGAACGGACCCTTTAAAGTGATTATAGAAGTTCCCATTAGATAGCCGGTCTGCAGATTACTAGGTGAGGTTATGATTACATTTATTAATATTCTACACTGCTTATCACACCTTTTGTACAATCTCATCCAAAAGACAGCAGTGCAAGTAACGGTCCAAGCTTTCTTACAAATAAGAGCAAACGTCATAACATCTTCAGGTCGGATGTAGGAGGCGAGGACAAGCCAGATGTCAATGGGATAGTCCCCTCCTGTCCTGTCTGCCATGAAGCTTTCTGGAAGAGGAAGATAATCTCATTAACAATTAGGAAATTCAGAACACATACAAATCTGAGAAACATGAGAGCACTTTTCACAGTCtgttacattaaaaaaaaagagaattttgttacttaccgtaaattctttttcttatagttccgtattgggagacccagaccatgggcgtttagcttctgcctccggaggacacacaaagtactacacttaaaagtgtagctcctccctatgagcttatacaccccctggtagccagtcccagccagtttagtgcaaaagctgaaggagaatagccacccacaagtagaacagaacaagagccggaacaaccggagactctgtccacaacaacagccggtgataacacgcggaacaagaacttgccaacaggcaacagggagggagctgggtctcccaatacagaactataagaaaaagaatttacggtaagtaaacaaaattctctttttctttatcgttcctatgggagacccagaccatgggacgttccaaagcagtccctgggtgggaaataaacagaaaaactaagaagtaggcagaacctaacttcacaaatgggcgacagccgcctgaaggatgcgtctgcccaagctcgcatctgccgaagcatgagcatgcgcttggtagtgcttcgaaaaggtgtgcaggctagaccaagtggcagcctgacagacttgttgagccgtagcctggtgcctgaaagcgcaagaggcaccgacagctctggtcgaatgtgccttgatccccggcgggggaggcacctgagtactctggtaggtgtccgaaatggtcgacctaatccaacgggctaaggtcggcttagaagcagggaggcccttgcgccgacctgtggttagcacaaaaagagaggtgcaccgcctaatcgcagcggtgcgagacacatagatccggagagcacgcaccagatctagagtatgcagcgctttttcaaagcgatgaacaggagccggacagaaggacggcaaggtaatgtcctggttaaggtggaagggagagaccaccttaggaagaaagtccggagttggacggagaaccaccttgtcttgatgaaaaactaaaaaaggtgactccgaggagagcgcagccaaatcagagactctcctgagagaagttatggctaccagaaaggccaccttctgtgaaagctgagacaaagaaacatccctaagaggctcaaaggggggtttctgcaaaaccgtgagaaccaagttaaggtcccagggatccaagggccgccggtaaggcggaatgatgtgagacacgccttgcatgaaggtgcggacctgagccaggcgAGCGAGACgctgctggaacagaactgacagagctgagacttgtcccttgagagagttgagggacagtcctagctgcagaccggactgaagaaaagacagaagggtcggcaaggagaatggccaagggagatggtcggtagagcgacaccaggacaggaaaatcttccaagtcctgtgatagatcttagcggaagaagacttacgggcccgagtcatagtggaggtgacttcaggaggaataccagaagccgtcaaaatccaggactcaagagccacgccgtcaatttgagggctgcagaattcgggcggaaaaaaggaccttgcgagagcaggtctggacggtccgggagatgccacggcatctctacggacagatggagcaggtccggataccaagctcgcctgggccagtccggtacaatgaggatgactcgacagccctccattctgatcttgcgcaagactctgggcaagagagctagagggggaaacacgtaggacagacgaaactgggaccagtcttgaaccagagcgtccgcggcgaatgcctggggatcgcgggagcgagccacgtaaacaggaaccttgttgttgttgtgacgggatgccattaggtccacgtccggagtgccccatttgcggcagattgactgaaacactgacgggtgcagggaccactcgccaccgtccacggtttgacggctgagataatctgcctcacagttttccacgactgggatgtggactgcggatatggtggagttggagtcctctgcccattgaaggatgcgttgtacctccaacattgcctggCGGCTGcgcgtcccgccttggtgattgatgtaggcaaccgctgtcgcgttgtctgactggactcgaatgtgcctgcccgccaacaggtggtgaaaagctaggagagctagaaacacggctctggtttccagcacattgattgaaagggctgactcggacggagtccaagtgccctgagctctgtggtggagctataccgctccccagccagatagactggcatccgtggtgagaatcacccaggacggggccaggaaggagcgcccctgggacagggagaggggccgaagccaccactgaagagagctcctggtctgtggcgatagagccactaacctgtgtaaggaggaaggccgcttgtccaacagcggagaatgtccagctgcagggagcgcagatggaactgggcaaagggaacagcctccatggacgccaccatttgacccagcacctgcatcagacgcctgagggtataacggcggggcctcagcagagagcgcaccgctagctggagggacagctgtttgtctaagggcaacttcacaagtgccgaaaaagcctcgaactgcatccctaggtacgtgaggctCTGGGTGGGAGTTAGAGTGGATTTGGACAGATTGGACCAACCACccaaattgggctagagtggcgagagtgagcgagacactccgctgacagtctgcgctggatgaagccttgactagaaggtcgtccaggtaaggaatcactgccaccccctggaggtgcagaaccgcaatcattgctgccatgaccttggtgaatacccgaggggccgtggctaacccgaaggggagagccacgaattggaaatgatcttcccctattgcaaaacgtagccaacgctggtgggaaactgcaattggcacatgcagataagcacctctgatgtcgatggatgccaggaaatccccttgggtcattgaggcaatgactgatcgcagggactccatgcaaaagtgcagcacctgaacatgcttgttgagaagcttgagatccaggatgggccgaaaggtaccgtcctttttggggactaggaagagatttgagtaaaaacctctgaaccgttcccgggcgggaactggtacaattactccgttggcctgcaaggctgccacggccttcgAGAAGGCGGCGTCCtttgagcaagggggagttgagagaaaaaaatctgtttggcgggctggaggagaattctatcctgtagccgtgggagatgatatctctcacccactgatcggagatgtgttgaaaccaagcgtcgccaaagtgggagagcctgccaccaactaaggacgtcgccggagcgggcagagagtcatgaggaggctgccttagtggcagcacctcctgcggtcttctgtggacgcgcttttgggcgccagttggatttctggtccttggctgagttagcggacgaggccgagtgctagaggacgaccagttggaggaacgaaacctcgactgattcctaccctgggcaggtttcctggttttggtttgtggcatggaagtactcttcccgccagtagcttccttaataatttcatccagctgttcaccgaacagccgggacccagcaatagggagcccagcaaggtacttctttgaagaagcatctgccttccactctcgaagccacaagaccctgcggataacgagggaattagccgaagccaccgcagtgcggtgagaagcctccagcatggcagacatggcataagatgaaaaagctgaagcttgggaagttaaggcaaccattccgggcatagagtccctggtgagggatatatatttttttttaaaaagggaacctgtcaacaggtcAATTCCATTAAATTTGGGAGTACTGCAATTCTCTGCACAGAAGGAGGCCGAGGTGTCGCGGTGGAAGGAACAGTGAGGGAGATGCAAACCTAAATTGGCTCCTTCATTTTCATAAAAATCAATGGGATCCAAGATATAAATATTTCTTAACCTGAGAAAGATTAATATTAAACTGGAGGAGAATAAAAAGCCCATCAGTTCTACTAAGAAATGCAATTTTCTAGAAGTGAAGGATTCTTCAATCCATTAAGAGGAATTTCAACATTATGGAAATATCAGGCGGCAAGAACCCAAAGCAAGTCAAATATTTTACCTCCAGACATCCAAATCACGCCTCACCTTTGTGCTTCTTACTTTTCTTTTTCCTACAAGAACTTCCATTGTCATTTTCAATGTCCTCAAGTTCA includes these proteins:
- the TMEM183A gene encoding transmembrane protein 183A, with translation MPRKGNRKRLKYRADDVSSHRVTVADFANSDPAVVKSGRIKKAVANAVQKEVKALCGLEASRVPSEDGLSVLSENGHFGSSDELEDIENDNGSSCRKKKSKKHKESFMADRTGGDYPIDIWLVLASYIRPEDVMTFALICKKAWTVTCTAVFWMRLYKRNYQASAYLPDRLLPEWMYRLRSLRACVIRSLFHMYEPFCSRVAKNPPLPESTPNTLLNSKCLLFWCRKVEPGGRAEPLWEFNFKLKKPLLKQKNPCSNGLQPPIEYKEVHFNPDQDCCLLQVTTLNFIFIPVVMGMTLTFFTINVSTDMRHHRVRLLFQDCPVLSGKKPRGELGVQIVLDPVHSVHLLDWWHPKYPFSATA